TCCTGGAAGGTCGCCATGTCGGGGGCGACGCATTTCAGGATGAAATCGACCTCGCCGGACAGCATCCAGCATTCCCGCACCAGCGGCTCGGCGCGGACGAACTCCTCGAAAGCGCGCAAATCCGCTTCCGCCTGGCTGGAGAGATGCACGGCGGCGAACACCGTGACGTCGAAGCCGAGCTTTCGCGCATCCAGCAGGCCGCGGTAGCCATGGATATAGCCCTCTTCTTCCAGCGCCCGGACCCGGCGCAGGCAGGGCGGGGGTGAGATTCCGACTCGTTTGGCGAGCTCGACATTGGTGATTCGACCGTCGGCCTGGATCTCGGACAGAATCTTGAGGTCGATCTCGTCTAGGTTCCGCGACACGTGATTGGAACTCCTGGCCTTATCGGCGGTATTGGGTGGGTCTGTCGCAATCCTCATAACCAGTCTGCGCCAAATGCGCAATTTTATTGCGCGTGCAGCGCAATCGACTTTTGTTCCTTGTTGGAAAAATCCGCCGGCAGGGAATGCAATTCTTGCATAGCTCACCAGAACGCTTAGATTAGCACTGATATTTCAGCGCCTCCGCGAGGCCTCCCGGCACGTTCCGCGCCCGCGCTGCAAATCCCCCGTGAAAGGCGTCCGTAAATATGTCCGCTCCCGTTCATGCAAAGGTCGTCATCATTGGCTCCGGCCCCGCCGGCTACACCGCCGCGATCTACGCTGCGCGCGCGATGCTCGAGCCGATCCTGATCCAGGGCATGCAGGCCGGCGGCCAGCTCACCATCACCACCGACGTCGAGAACTACCCGGGCTTCGCCGACGTGATCCAGGGCCCCTGGCTGATGGAGCAGATGGAGAAGCAGGCGGTGCATGTCGGCACCAGGATCGTCACGGACCTGGTGGTCAAGCTCGACACCTCGCAGCGGCCGTTCCGGCTTACCTGCGACTCCGGCGATGTCTATCTCGCCGACACCGTGATCCTCGCCACCGGCGCACAGGCGCGCTGGCTCGGGCTGCCTTCTGAAGCAAAGTTCCAGGGCGGCGGCGTCTCGGCCTGCGCCACCTGCGACGGCTTCTTCTACCGCAACAAGGAGGTCGTGGTGGTCGGCGGCGGCAATACCGCGGTCGAGGAAGCGCTGTACCTGACCAACCACGCCTCGCAGGTCACGATCGTGCATCGTCGCGACCACTTCCGCGCCGAGCGCATCCTGCAGGAGCGCCTGTTCAAGCATCCGAAGATCAGGGTGATCTGGGACTCCGCGGTCGACGAGATCTGCGGCACCGAGAACCCGAACAAGGTCACCCATGTGCGCCTCAAGAACGTCAAGACCGGCGCGCTGTCGGATGTGAAGACCGACGGCGTGTTCATCGCCATCGGCCACGCCCCGGCGACCGAGCTGGTGAAAGACGCCGTCAAGCTGAAACCGTCGGGCTATGTCGAGGTGGCCCCGAACTCGACGGCGACTTCCGTGCCCGGCCTGTTCGCCGCCGGCGACGTCGCTGACGAAACCTATCGCCAGGCCGTGACGGCCGCAGGCCTCGGCTGCATGGCAGCGCTCGAGGCCGAACGTTTCTTGGCCCTGCGCGCCAGCGAGCGCGCGGCAGCGGAATAACGATCATGCCCCGAACACGCGACGGATTTACGGATATGGACTGGGACAAGCTGAAGGTATTTCACGCTGCGGCAGAAGCGGGCAGCTTCACGCATGCGGGAGAGCAGCTCGGCCTGTCGCAATCGGCGGTGTCACGCCAGGTCTCGGCACTGGAGCAGGAGCTCTCGGTCTCGCTGTTCCACCGCCATGCCCGCGGCCTGATCCTCACGGAGCAGGGCGACCTGTTGTTCCGCACCGCGCATGACGTGTTCATGCAGCTGCAGGCGGCGCGTGCCAAACTGACCGACAGCCGCGAGCGGCCGAGCGGCGATCTCAAGATCACCACCACGCCCGGCGTCGGCATCAACTGGCTGATCCCGCGGCTCGGCGAATTCACCGCACTCTACCCGGAAATCCGGATTTCGCTGATCGTCACCGACGAGGAGCTGGATCTCTCCATGCGCGAGGCCGACGTTGCGATCCGGACCCGCAAGCCGACGCAGCCGGATCTCATCCAGCGCAAGCTTTTCGCGATGGGCTTCCACGCCTATTGCTCGCCTGATTACATCAAGCGCTTCGGCACGCCGCGCACGCTGGAGGAGCTCGACTCCCACCGCATCATCACGCTCTCCGACGGCAACTTCGCGCCGCATTTGCAGAACCGCAATTGGCTGGTCGAAGCTGCGCGCAACGGCTCGGGTCCGCGCGAGGCCTATTTCAAGGTCAACAACATCCTCGGTCTGGTGCGCGCCTGCCAGCAGGGTCTCGGCATCGCCGCGCTGCCGGATTATTTGATCGAAGAACAGAGCCGCCTCGTACAACTGTTCGGCGAATCGGATTCGATCCAGCTCGATACCTACTTCGTCTATCCGGAAGAGCTGAAGACGGTCGCACGCGTGCAGGTGTTCCGCGACTTCGTGGTGAGCAAGGCGCAGCGCTGGCCGTCCTGATTTCCGCATGACTGACATGCGGCCTCGGCTGTTGCTGCATGGCGCTCGTCAAGCTCATACTACTTGAACGCTGAGCCTTCGCGTTGCGCATTTGTCCCCCTCCTCCAGTGGCGCGGGAGTTCAGTAATCCCTCTTGGAAGGTGATTGTGTCGGCCTCACGTGGCCAATACCTAAGCCGGGCCTTCGGGTCCGGCTTTTTTTCTGCCCAATCAGGCCTTCGCCCTCCGCGTGTATTGACAGTTTTGGACATACACCGCATCATTTCCCAATGATCACGAAGTCGTGCGCCATCATCTCGAAAAAAGGCCCCCATCCGGGGACCTCGGATTTTTGCGCGCGCTAGGCTGACTTTGTCATCGCTGCCAAATCCCGAAAACCCCGCCACCTGGACGGGGTTTTTTCATGTGCCTCCGTCTCAGGTCCATCACTGAGAAGGAGATAGGAACATGACTGATTTGCGAACTCGCATGCATGGGCTGTGGCTGCCGCTGGTGACGCCGTTTCGGAACGGTCGTCTCGACGAGAACTCGCTGCGGCGGCTGACGCGGCACTACGCCACGCAAAGCATCGACGGCTTCATCCTGGGGGCGACCTCGGGCGAAGGCATGACGCTGCGCGAGGCCGAGCTCGAACGCCTCGTCGCCATCGTCCGCGACGAGATGGCGGCCGGCCTCCGCAATGTTCCGATCGGCCTCGGGCTCTCGGGCGCGGACACCTCGCGGATGAAGGAGCGGCTCGACGCGACCGCGGACTGGCCGATCGACTTCTATCTGATCGCGAGCCCCTATTACGTGCGGCCGTCGCAGCGCGGCATCCTGGCGCATTTCGAGGCGCTGGCCGATCACGCCGCCTGGCCGCTCGCGCTCTACAACATCCCCTATCGCTGCGCCGTCGGCATCACCAACCAGAGCCTGCTGCGGCTCGCCGAGCATCCCAACATCGTCGGCCTGAAGGATTGCGGCGCGAGCCGCGAGCAGTCGATCGCATTGCTGCGCGACCGGCCGAAGGGCTTTGGCGTCCTCACCGGCGAGGACGCGAACTACTTCGAGGCGCTCGGCGACGGCGCCGACGGCGGCATCCTGCTGTCCGCGCATCTGGAGACCGCGACCTTCGCGGCGGTCTATAGCGAGATCAAGCAAGGCAACCACGATGCGGCAGAGGCGCGCTGGCAGGAGGTCGCGGAGCTGACGCGGCTGCTGTTCACCGAGCCGAGCCCGGCGCCGGCAAAGTACTGGCTGTGGCGGACAGGCCTGATCGACAGCCCCGAGGTGCGGCTTCCCATGGTGGAAGTCAGCAGCGAACTCGCCGCCGCGCTCGACCGCGAGATCGCGCGGCGGGTCAAGGTTGCGGCGTAACCGTTTCCGGTCATTCCGGGGCGCGCGGAGCGCGAACCCGGAATGACGTCGGAGAAGGGAAGTGACGCAGCGCGCTCATAGTTAACCACGCACCAACGTGCTTCGCAGCCGCCGCATGGCGCATCCACGTCTCGTTTACGCAATGGCGCCTATCGTTCCCCCTCGACGTCTTTCAAAAAGAGGGAATGACCATGAGGCAACGCGTTCGCCCGACCGCGGCGGAAATGTTCGCGCCTGCCGATCTTTTGCAGGGGATCTTGGTGGTGTCGTCGTTCGGCTTCTGGGCCGTCATGCTCGGCCTGATGCCGGTGCTGCTGTTCAGGGTCTGGCTCGCCTGATCACGCAAGGCCGCGGCGATGGTTAATCCGTGGTGGCAAATGCGCTCAAAATGCGAGCGTGGCGCTGAGCCGGAATTTTAAAACATCCCGCGTATCGTTCTGCCCATAAGCGAAGAAATCGCGGGGGCTATCTTGAACAATCAGAATGATGCGGCGTCGCATTCCGACGCCGAGCAGCAGGGCTTTTCCACCGGAGACATTCTCTGGGCCGTCGGCGTCTGGTCGGTGATCCTGACGCTGTCGCCGGTGATCGTGTTCTACATGCTGATGGTCGCGTAACTTCCTCGTCAGTCCCTGAAAACGCAAAACGCGCAGGACCCTGCGCGTTTGTCGTCCGGGGAAATGATTGATGAAATTATGCCGCCTGCTTGTGCATGGCGCCCGATGCCGACGCCGTGCCGCGAATGGCCTTCACTGAACGCTCGATCGCCGCCCACAGTCTCGCAATTTCCTGGGCCGCACGGCTTTCGGCCTGATACTCACGCGCGCCTTCGCCGTGGCTGAGTGCCATCAACAAATCCGAACGATTGGTGATCTGACCGCCCCAGACCGGAGCGCGGAACTTGGCCAGCGCCTCGCGGGCGATGGTGACGATCGGGCTTTCGGACTCGTCGCGGCGCGCCGGAGCGCCGTTGAGCACGACCGCGTACGGCTTGCGCGCTGCGCGGCACATCTGGATGGTTTCCTGCACCGCGTTGACGTCGAACACGCCGGGCCTTGCCGGGATGACGACCATCGTGGCGTTCTTGATCGCGTCGTCGACCACGGCCGAGAGATTCGGCGGCGTGTCGATCAGCACCCACTCGTAACCGTCGCGCTTGGCCGCGGAGACGATGCCGCTGACCGAGTTCACGGCCGCCTTGATCGGCGGCTCGTTGGTGCCGCGCAGCTTGTGCCACAGCGTCAGCGAACCTTGCGGATCCGCATCCACCAGCATCACCTGCTTGCTCGCCTTGATCTGCGCAGCGAGATGTGCGGCCAGGGTACTCTTGCCCGAGCCGCCTTTACGCGATGCAAAAACAATAACGTTCATACCTCTGGCCTCCAGATTGACCCCAGGTCGCGAAAATGAATCACCGCGCTGATTCGTGAAAGAAAAATTTATCGGCAGTTGCGTCGGCGCCACGAAATAACAAGACGTGTTGGCTTTTGAGTCACACTGCCTTGTGCGACTGACGACATGTCAGTCATGAATCGCTGTTCACGGCGGCAATCCCGTATCTTTTCAAGCACTCACGCGGAAAAGGCCGCGCCACAACCTCGCCGCGCAAAGCGTAGCGGCGCTTTTTTCGGCAGAGCGAAGCGCAATTGCTGCAAGCCGGTGCGCAGCCTTGCGCGAACAAAACGAGTCCGGTGGCTGGCGCGAGGCTGGTGTCGCTCGCGTCACATTGACGCGCGGGGCATGACGAGGTTTCGCGAAGGGAACGCCGGAGGGGCGCCTAGCCGTCGTCGGTTTTCTTCTTCTTGGCCTTCGGCTTGGCCTTCTTGGCGACAACCGGCTTGATGTTGGTGGGTTGACCGGCAACCGGCTCCGGGCCGCGGCGGAAGAACACCGCGCATTGCGGCGACAGCTGCGCCTTCTTCTGGACCATGCAGGCGGTGATGGCATCGACGTTGGGCACGAACTCGCCGCACAGCCGCATCGCATCCGGCGAGCAGGCCTGCTGCTGCTCGGGCGTGTAGGCAAGGCTGGTGCCCGGCTGGACCAGAACGGCGAGCGCAACCCCGAGAGCCGCAGCCGCCATCGACTTGGTGGCCTTGGACGTCGTGACACGAGATACCGGCATCGGTCCCCCCAAAATGTCGAACAGGATGGGAGTGTGGGTGAACGGGCGTTGGTTGGCAACGAGGGGGCAGGCGAAAGGTCGGACCTGTGCGGTCTCGGCAACAGGGCTGGGCTTGCCGGCTTCTCCGCCGTCATCGCCCGGCTTGACCGGGCGATCCAGTACTCCGAGGCGGTTGTGATGGAGCCGAAGGGCCGCGGCGTACTGGATCCCCCGCCTTCGCGGGGGATGACGGCGGTGGGTGGGGGATGACGGCGGTGGATTTGGTTGGCCTCCCGTAAAATCGCGAAAACAACCCCATGCACAGTAGCCAGGCCCCTGCCTCGCCTCGCGAATTCCCGCCATTTGCGGATTTTACGAATTTTCCTTTGACTTGTCGGGCAAAACACCGGCATGATGGCAGCATCGAGAGGCGCGTGGGGTGGTCGGCCGAAATCCCCGTGAGGGGGAGGACCGCATGGCCACCGTGTTGATCGTCGCGCCGGTGTTTGCACTGATCGCGGCCGGCTATGCATCGGTGCTGTTTCGCTTCGTCTCCGAGGGCGCGCACAAGGGCATCTCCGAATTCGCCTTCAGCATCGCGATCCCCGCGCTGCTGTTCCGCACCATCGTCGTCTCGGAATTCCCCGACGTCAGCCCGTGGCGCATGTGGGGCGCCTATTACGGCGCGCTCGCCCTCACCTGGATCGCGGCGCTTGCGATCTCCGCGCTGATCCGCGAACGGCGCGAGGACCGCGAGGACGGCGTCGTGTTCGCGATCGGCTCGGTCTACGGCAACATCGTCATGCTGGGGATTCCGCTGGTGCTCTCCGCACTCGGCAACGAGGCCGCCGGCCCGATGTCGCTGATCCTGTCGGTGAACACGCCGCTGCTCTGGCTGTGCGGCATCCTGCAGATGGAGCTGGTCAGCCGCAAGCGCACCGGCTCCGTGCTCTCGGTGATCTGGCCGATCCTGGCGGATCTCGCGAAGAACCCGCTGATGCTCGGCATCGGCTTCGGCGTGATCTGGCGCTTTACTGGTCTGGGCCTCAACCCCGTCGTCGACAAGACGATCGAGCTGCTCGCGCAGGCGGGCTCGCCGGCCGCCCTGATCGCGCTCGGCATCACGCTGTTTCGGTTCGAGGTGAAAGGTGAGATGACAAGCGTCGCCGCGATCAGCGCACTCAAGCTGCTGGCGATGCCGGCAGTGGCCTTCGCGCTGGCCAAGCTCTTGAACCTGCCTCCAATCGTAACAGGCGTCGTCGTGCTGTTCGCGGCGATGCCGACGGGCGCCAATGCGTACATCTTCGCGGTTCAGTATCAGCGGATGGTGAACCCCGTGTCCGGCGCGGTGGCGCTGTGCACGCTGCTGGCGGCGGCGACGTTGCCGGTGGTGGTGATGGTGGTGGCGGGGGTGAGGTAGGGCGGGCGTCCGCCGGCCCGGCCGATGGCGGTGGCGGGATTTGCGTTCTGGTAGCTAGGAACTACATTTTGCCGGTCAATGGACGCTTGGAGGCCTGGAATGAGCCAGACCAACCAGATCATCGCAATGCTGTTTCCGCTGCTTGCACTCGTCGTTGCGGGCTTCACGGCGCTCGTGGTCAGGAAGCCCTGGCGCCAGAAGGCACTCCGCGATGTTCAGAGCACGGGCACGACAACGGTTGTCGCTGTCGCCGGAACGGACTTCCTGGTTGCGGCCAAAGACCTGGAACGCCGCGCGCACGACCTTGCCCAGGATCTGCAACGAACTCTCGTTCGCTAACGACTTACAGGCGCAACAGGCTTTCAACAGGCTGGCCCGCGCGCCAGGCCATCTCCCAGAAGTCGGCCTCCAGCCGGGTGGCTTCCTTGAAGATCGCAATCAGCTCGGCCTCGCGGGCCGGCGTGGCGTAGCGATCGGCAAGATGCTCCATATGCGCCCGCGCCTTGGCCGCGACCTCCTGGTACGGCACGCCGGCGTACTCGGCGATCCAGACGCGGTAGGCGTTCGTGGTAGCGTCCGCGAGGGGGAGCGAGGCGAGCCGCGTTGCGATCTCCGCGTAGCCGATCACGCAAGGCGCGAGCGCCACCTTGAGCGCCAGCAGATCGCCGCGCATTCCTGCATCTAGCACGTAGCGTGTATAGGCCAGCATCTCGGCCGCCGGAGGGGCCTGTTCAAGATCGGCCGGGGACAGACCCCAACCGGCGCAGAGCTTCACATGCAGGTCCATCTCGACATCGAGGATGGCCGAAAGGCCGGCTGCTGCTTCACGCATGTCGGCAAGTCTGGGCGACTTGTAGACCGCGAGCGCGTAGGCGCGGGCAAACTCGATGAGGAACAGATAGTCCTGAACGAGGTAGTGACGGAACGCCGCTTCGGGGAGCGAGCCGTCCGCCAACCCGTTCGTGAAGGGATGCTCGGTGTAGGCCCGCCACTCAGCGGAGGCTGCTGTCTTGAGACGCTCGAAGAAACTCACGATCTTTCCTGCCTAAAGCGCGATGAGATTGAGTTGAATCGTCATCGCGCTTTAGCTCTTTGTTTGAGCATGATCTTTTCGGAAAACCGCTTCACACTTTTCCGGATCATGCTCTAGCTTGCCATGAACGTCCTTGGCTCGCTACCGATATCGCATTGCGTGGCGAGGAGCTACGGTGCCGCGCACGAAACCGGCATTGAGAAGCGTTGCAGATAGGGCACTCGCCGCGTCGCGCGTTTTGTGTGCTGTCACCGTAGTCCCTGCAGGCGCAGCAGGATCTGCGCACGCCACGCGATAGCCATTTTGGTCTGGCTCATTTCGGCCGGAAGACCGCATCTGTGGTGGCTCGCGTGATCACCCCGGGTAGATATTCCGTTTGGTTCAAGACGCCGGTCGGCGAAGGCGCTGGTGTGGTCGAGTTCGGCCCTGACGGGACACTCGTCGGCGGCGATTCCACATTTGCCTATGCGGGACACTGGACGCAACAGGGCGAGCACTTCAAAGCCAGCCTTTC
This genomic interval from Bradyrhizobium guangzhouense contains the following:
- a CDS encoding Lrp/AsnC family transcriptional regulator is translated as MSRNLDEIDLKILSEIQADGRITNVELAKRVGISPPPCLRRVRALEEEGYIHGYRGLLDARKLGFDVTVFAAVHLSSQAEADLRAFEEFVRAEPLVRECWMLSGEVDFILKCVAPDMATFQDFVTHLTAAPHVRNVRTSLVLHNSKYEAAVPLDVKGRR
- the trxB gene encoding thioredoxin-disulfide reductase; amino-acid sequence: MSAPVHAKVVIIGSGPAGYTAAIYAARAMLEPILIQGMQAGGQLTITTDVENYPGFADVIQGPWLMEQMEKQAVHVGTRIVTDLVVKLDTSQRPFRLTCDSGDVYLADTVILATGAQARWLGLPSEAKFQGGGVSACATCDGFFYRNKEVVVVGGGNTAVEEALYLTNHASQVTIVHRRDHFRAERILQERLFKHPKIRVIWDSAVDEICGTENPNKVTHVRLKNVKTGALSDVKTDGVFIAIGHAPATELVKDAVKLKPSGYVEVAPNSTATSVPGLFAAGDVADETYRQAVTAAGLGCMAALEAERFLALRASERAAAE
- a CDS encoding LysR family transcriptional regulator; its protein translation is MPRTRDGFTDMDWDKLKVFHAAAEAGSFTHAGEQLGLSQSAVSRQVSALEQELSVSLFHRHARGLILTEQGDLLFRTAHDVFMQLQAARAKLTDSRERPSGDLKITTTPGVGINWLIPRLGEFTALYPEIRISLIVTDEELDLSMREADVAIRTRKPTQPDLIQRKLFAMGFHAYCSPDYIKRFGTPRTLEELDSHRIITLSDGNFAPHLQNRNWLVEAARNGSGPREAYFKVNNILGLVRACQQGLGIAALPDYLIEEQSRLVQLFGESDSIQLDTYFVYPEELKTVARVQVFRDFVVSKAQRWPS
- a CDS encoding 4-hydroxy-tetrahydrodipicolinate synthase family protein codes for the protein MTDLRTRMHGLWLPLVTPFRNGRLDENSLRRLTRHYATQSIDGFILGATSGEGMTLREAELERLVAIVRDEMAAGLRNVPIGLGLSGADTSRMKERLDATADWPIDFYLIASPYYVRPSQRGILAHFEALADHAAWPLALYNIPYRCAVGITNQSLLRLAEHPNIVGLKDCGASREQSIALLRDRPKGFGVLTGEDANYFEALGDGADGGILLSAHLETATFAAVYSEIKQGNHDAAEARWQEVAELTRLLFTEPSPAPAKYWLWRTGLIDSPEVRLPMVEVSSELAAALDREIARRVKVAA
- a CDS encoding ParA family protein, producing MNVIVFASRKGGSGKSTLAAHLAAQIKASKQVMLVDADPQGSLTLWHKLRGTNEPPIKAAVNSVSGIVSAAKRDGYEWVLIDTPPNLSAVVDDAIKNATMVVIPARPGVFDVNAVQETIQMCRAARKPYAVVLNGAPARRDESESPIVTIAREALAKFRAPVWGGQITNRSDLLMALSHGEGAREYQAESRAAQEIARLWAAIERSVKAIRGTASASGAMHKQAA
- a CDS encoding AEC family transporter, translated to MATVLIVAPVFALIAAGYASVLFRFVSEGAHKGISEFAFSIAIPALLFRTIVVSEFPDVSPWRMWGAYYGALALTWIAALAISALIRERREDREDGVVFAIGSVYGNIVMLGIPLVLSALGNEAAGPMSLILSVNTPLLWLCGILQMELVSRKRTGSVLSVIWPILADLAKNPLMLGIGFGVIWRFTGLGLNPVVDKTIELLAQAGSPAALIALGITLFRFEVKGEMTSVAAISALKLLAMPAVAFALAKLLNLPPIVTGVVVLFAAMPTGANAYIFAVQYQRMVNPVSGAVALCTLLAAATLPVVVMVVAGVR
- the tenA gene encoding thiaminase II encodes the protein MSFFERLKTAASAEWRAYTEHPFTNGLADGSLPEAAFRHYLVQDYLFLIEFARAYALAVYKSPRLADMREAAAGLSAILDVEMDLHVKLCAGWGLSPADLEQAPPAAEMLAYTRYVLDAGMRGDLLALKVALAPCVIGYAEIATRLASLPLADATTNAYRVWIAEYAGVPYQEVAAKARAHMEHLADRYATPAREAELIAIFKEATRLEADFWEMAWRAGQPVESLLRL